The Terriglobus roseus sequence ACCGAAGCACGCAGCTTTCGCACACGCCGCAGGCGAAATCCTCGCCTGAGTAGCAGGACCAACTTACATGTAACGGCGCACCAAGTTCAACACCCAGCGCCACGATCTCACGCTTTCTCATGTGGATGAGCGGTGTTTCCACCCGGATATCGCCCACCGCGGTGCCCTGCCGGATCAGCGCGTTGAAGGCATCGTAGTACGCCGGACGACAGTCCGGATAGCCGGAGCTGTCCTGTTCGACTGCGCCAATCAGGATCACTTTTGCCCCGATCACCTCAGCCCAACTGACCGCGGCAGAAAGGAAGTGCGCATTGCGAAACGGGACATAGGTCACCGGAATGGCATCGCCGATGGCCGACTCTTCAGCCGGAGCGTCAGGAACTGCAATGGACGCATCCGTCAGCGCCGAGCCGCCAATCTGACGGAACAGGTCCATTCGCAGCGGCAGGAACTGCTTGAAACCCAATGCCTCCGCAACGCCGCGGGCTGAGAGCAGCTCACGCGCCTCCGTCCGTTGGCCGTACGAAAAGTGCAGGGCATAGGCATCATAATCGCGGGCGGCCAGCGCTGCACAGACGGTGGAATCCATCCCGCCAGAGAGGCAGACGACGGCCTTCTCGCGTGGCTTTATTTGGGAACTCATAGCTTGATTCTAGGCGCTCTCGGCGGACACCGGCCTGGGTGCCCGCCATCGCGAAGCCGTTACAGATCGTCACCGTTGTCCGCCAGCGACGCGCCCACGCGGGAGCTGCCGCTATCCACGCCATCTGCATCCGTCACAGTCGGTACGGTGTTCAAAAGCTCGCGAGCTGTCTCTACGTCCGACACCTTCACCTGCAGGCGTGCGCCGCTCATCGGCAGAAGGATGTTCGCTTCTTCGCCGCTCAGGAAGGAGTCCACGCCCGCGCCGTCCAGCACGCTCTGCGCCAGGGCCGCCTCACCCACCTCCGAGTAGCTTGCTACTGTCACAAAATCGTCTTCATCGCGCTCTGCCATGCTGATTGCCTCCACGTTCTAGATTCCGTATGACGCGCCCACAGCCAGAGCGGGTGCCCCGGATCCTGGGCATATGCCCCCTGGTATGCCGCAGCACGTTCTCCGAGACAGCTTCTAGGGTCTGCTTAAAACGGACTTCCAGAACGTAGCACGCAGGCTGTCGAGCTTTGACTCCACCTTGAACGTGTCGCCCAGCACGTTGAACGGACCGCCACCATTGCGTGCAGGGATCCACGGCGGTCCGGGCGTGCCGGTCTCCGCGAAGTGGACCCAGGCCATGACAGCTTCTCGGCTGACCGCACGATCCGTCGCATCGTAGTCACGGTCCTTCACGCGGTCCAGCGTCCCGAAAAAGTACGGGATCTCTGCAGTGTGATGGGCACCGAACTCCGGATGCGCCTTCCACGGCGGCACCCGGCTGAAGTCGTACAGAAAGACCTCCGAAGTGCGTCGGCGTACGTATGCGTCAGCGTAAAGGGCTGCCACGGCGTAGTTGCGATCTCTGCCCGCAGCGACCTGCGACTTCGCTGCCTGCGCGTCGTCGTTGCCGGGATACAGCTTCAGGAATCTTGCCGCGTCCGCGCCCAGCTTCTTCTCAGCGTCCGCGCGATAAGCCTCAGCGGTCTTGCCGTTAGGCACAGTCGTGCCGCCCTCATCGCCATTCCAGCCTGCGATGACAGGCACATCGCTGCCCACGGGACTGCGAAGGTCATCGCCCGGCTCCTCGGTCAGCCACCATCCATCCACCACGGGCCTGCGCGGCGGAGTGTCCTTTGCATTCATCAGGTCCTCCGCTGACATCGCCCGTAGGGCCGCCAGGCTGCCGCCGTGTGCGTGCGTGAACCTGTCGCCTGCAGCCTCAGCCTCGGGCAGAGGTGTGATCGATGTCGCCGGCCACACCGGCGGTCCGCTGTTCATGATCGCGCGGGCGAAGAGGCCCTTTGCACGCGGGGATGCGATCAGCTGCGCGACACTCTGCGCACCGGCAGACTGACCCGCGATGGTGACACGAGACGGATCGCCGCCAAAGGCTGCGATGTTTCGTTGCACCCAGCCGAGCGCCGCGATCTGGTCAGCCAGGCCGTAGTTCCCGGCGCTGTCATGGCCTGATTCAGCTGCTAACGCAGTCGTGGCCAGGTAGCCGAAGACGCCCAGGCGGTAGTTCGCGTCCACGACGATCACGCCGTGCTCGGCCAATGTTGTGCCGTCATAACCGGCGACACTGTTGGAACCTTCATTGAAGCCGCCGCCGTGGAAGAAGACGAGTACGGCATGCCGACCGCCCTTTGCAGGCGCCCAAATATTGACGGACAGGCAGTCCTCGCTGGCGTTGTTCTGCACCATGAAGGCTTCCGTCCAGGGCAGTCGACTGCGGGACAGCACCTGCATGCACGCGGAACCAGGCTTGTCTGCCGGCAACAGCGTCGCGCTCCGAACAACGGGCCGCGGCGCCTTCCAGCGCAGGTCGCCAACAGGTGGCGCGGCAAACGGCACTCCAAGGAACGCGCGCACATTGCCGCTGCGAACACCGGCAAGATCGCCGCTCTCTGTCTTCACCGCGGTCTGCGCCACACAAACCGACACGGACAAACCCACTAGGAACGCTGCAAACAAACGCACGTGGCACCTCTGACACCGACGAGAGGCGATCATAACGCGGTCCTTATAAATCCCGCACCACTGTTCCCAATTCCGGAAAGATTGTCCGCGCTACGACAGCATAAGCACCGAGGTCCAGCGTCCGGCTGGAAAAGGAATCTTGCCAACCCGCAAGCGCATCGGATTGCGCATGCGAGTTGTCATCTTCGGCGCCAGTGGCATGGTTGGCCAGGGTATTCTCCGCGAGTGTCTGCTGGACCCCGGAGTGGTTGAAGTGCTCACGGTCAGCCGCAGTGCGCTCGATGCATCGGTCGACACGGCCGTCGACCGTAAGAGTCCAAAGCTGCGCGAACTGGTTCGGCCCGATGTCTTTTCAGACCTCGACTTCACGCCCATCGCCCGCGAACTGACCGGCTTCGACGCGTGCTTCTTCCCGCTGGGCGTCTCGTCGTTCCGCATGAAAGAAGCCGCCTACAAGCGCGTTACGCGCGACCTGACGCTGGCCGCGGCGCGTGTCCTGGCGAAGCAGAACCCCGCCATGGTCTTCCTCTACGTCTCAGGCGAAGGGACCGACGTCCGCAGTAAGACGATGTGGGCGCGTGTGAAGGGGGCAACGGAAAATGCGCTGCTGTCCATGCCATTTCGCGCGGCATACATGTTCCGACCGGGACTGATCCTGGCGAAGAACGGCATCCGGTCAAAGGTGGCCATCTACAACCTGCTGTATCGCGCGCTCTTGCCTCTGGTAGCGCTGCTTGGCCGCTTCCCCAAGCTGGCAACCGACACGCAAACGGTCGGCCGCGCCATGCTGCGTGCTGCACGCGAAACGCCTGCGGAACGCATCTGGAACACGGCCGGGATCAATCGCCTGGGCCGGTAACTACGGGTAGATCCGGTTCAGCGTCCGCGCGAACGGAATTGTTTCGCGTACGTGATCCAGCCCGCAGATCCACGCGACGCAGCGCTCAATGCCCATACCGAAGCCACTGTGCGGCACGCTGCCATACTTGCGCAGATCCAGGTACCACTCAAATGCTTCCAGCGGCAGACCATGCGACAGGATGCGCTCCTTCAGCAGGTCATAGTCGTCCACGCGCTGCGATCCGCCGATGATTTCTCCATAGCCTTCGGGCGCCAGAACGTCCACGCAGAGCGCCTTCCGGGGATCCTTCGGATCGGGCTGCATATAGAAAGCCTTCACCTCCGCCGGGTAGCGATGCACCATCACCGGCCGGTCGAACTGGTTCGAGATGTAGGTCTCATCGGGCGCGCCGAAGTCATCGCCATAGACATGCGGCTTCTCGATCAGGCCTTCGGCGAACGCCTTCTCCAGCATGGCGTGCGCATCGTCATAACTCACACGCGGGAAGGGTGCGCTGATCTTCTCAAGCCTTGCAGCCTTATCGTCTGCGCCCGTGATTGTCTTCAGGTCGATGCGGTGCTTCTCCAGCACGCGTGTGACGATGTGCGACAGGAAGTTCTCCGCCAGCACCATCAGGTCATCCAGGTCGGCGTAAGCGACCTCCGGCTCGATCATCCAGAACTCAGTCAGGTGGCGGCGTGTCTTGCTCTTCTCTGCGCGGAAGGTGGGGCCGAAGCTGTACACCTTACCCAAAGCCAGTGCCGTGGCTTCGATATAGAGCTGGCCGCTTTGCGTCAGGTAGGCATTGCCTTCGTCGAAGTACTTCATCTCGAAGAGTTCGCTTGTGCCTTCGCAGGCTGCAGGTGTCAGGATGGGTGGATCGGTGCGCGTGAAGTCCTGGTCGTCGAAGAACTCTGCCGCCGCCCGCATGATGGTCGCGCGGACGCGCAGAATGGCCGACTGGCGCGGCGTGCGCATCCACAGGTGACGATGCTCCATCAGGAAGTCCGGACCGTGCTCCTTCAGCGTGATGGGGAAGGGCTGGTCAGCACGCACGGCCTGCTGCACCTTCACGTCTTCGACGTCGAGCTCAAAGCCCGAGGGAGCGCGCGAATCGGCACGCACCTTGCCCGTGACGGTCAGGCTCGACTCAAGCTGCAGATCCTTCAGCGTCTCGAAGACTTCGGGCGATACGGCAGCCTTCGGCACAATGCCCTGGATGGTCCCGGTGCCATCGCGAAAGATAGGGAACAGCAGCTTTCCGCTGGCGCGCAGGTTGTACAGCCAGCCGCGCACGGTGACTGTCTGGCCGACGTGGGTGCCGATGTTTGCAATGGACGTGATGGGGGCGCTGGATTCGGTGCTCATGACACTGTTCAGTGTATTCCCGCGCGTATTCCTGCACTGCCACCGGGGCCAGCGGGCATGGTGTTATCAGGTGTTTGCGCACTCGGCGACGCGCAGGCAGTTGCAAAACAGGCGCTGCCCCGTAGGTGTTAGCGGTGCAACGTACAGGCGTAGGCGCCGATACACGAACGATATTTTGCGACACGCCTTTGGGCAATGGTTGCAGTAAGGCAAACAGGCGATTCTAAGTCTGTCAGGAGAGGGCACTGAACCTCACCGGCAAAGCAACAGGAGACCAGGATGCATGACTTATTTGTAGCAATTGCTTTTCTTACCATGCTGCTTCTTCCGTGCGTTGTCGCCACCCTCAGCGGCACCAGCGAAGTTTAGATCTTGGGCGCGAGCATCTGCTCTGCGCAAAGAAAAAAGGGCAACATGCGCCAAGCATGTTGCCCATTATTTTTTTGTCCGCTGACCGCCCTGGAGCTACTTCTGGCCTACCGGCTGCTCCAGCATATGAAATGCCGTCGCAGCGTTCGCGCTCATGGACTTCGCGTCAATCTCAGGCTCGTAGCGAATTTCCAGTGTGCCCGTAGGAGGCTGCTTCAGCGCTGCAATGCCTGCCCGAACCTCGTCCCACTTCACGGTTCCTTCGCCCGGCCAGCAATGCTCATCCTTCTCGCCGCCGTTGTCGTGCAGATGCAACTGCTTGATACGGTCGCCGAGGATCTCATAAGCTGCCGCAACACCACCCATGCCATGCAGATTCATGTGACCCACATCAAGGCAAACGTTCACGGAATCCAGGTGGCCGATGCGCAGCATCTCCATCAGGTGTTCGGGCGTGGTCACGTCGTTGGGGAGGGTCTCAATCAGCGTCTTCACACCCAGCGGTGCGGCAAATGCCTTGATGTGTTCGACGGCAGTCATCGAAATGTCGAGCGTGCGCTCGTTCCAGGTGTCGTTCGCTGTTCCCAGGTGCAGAACCATGCTGTCAATGTCGATCTGCTCGGCTGCTTCCAGGGCGCGCTTGACCTCATCCATCGCATCGATGCGGCGGGTCTTCTCAACATCAATCAAGTTGATGGACGGTGGCACGTGCTTGCTCCAGTTGGAGCCCCGGCCATCGAAGATGGGCTGGTGCAGGGTGGCGCGACAGTCGTTGCTGCGAAACCACTTCGCCAGCTCCTTCACCTCGGTGCGGTCGGCGTAGTCGAAGTGGTGGCGCGCCGCAAATAACTCAATCGACTGGGCGCCGGCGCCGACCATCGCATCCAGCAGGCCTGCGTGAAGTCGTTGTTGCAAGAACACGTGGGTACTGATGGAACGCTTCATCATCACCCAAAACGATAGCAGGGACGGCGGGGCAGCGGAGCATCAGCGATGGTTCGCGCCCCGCACGCTCGAAACGGCGGCTAGTGAGCAGGCAGTGTGCGGTCGATGGCTGCCTGCGCCAGCGGCGCCATGATGGCGTACCCGGCTGCCGTGGGGTGCACGCCGTCGAGAGCGGTGCCGGGCTTCATGCCACCTGCCGGTGTCGCCAGTGCCGTGTAGTAGTCCAGGTAGGTGAAGCCGTTGGCCGCGCAGTATTGCTGAATCCACGCGTTCATGGTGCGAATTTTCTCTGCCGGTCCAAGACCGCGACGCCATGGGTAATCGTCTGCGGGCAGCACGCTGGCAAGGATGACCTTGATGCCGTGCGCCTTCGCCAGCTCCGCCATGGATCGCAGGTTATCCTGCGTGCTCTCGGCCGACGCGATACCGGTGTTGCCAGCAATGTCGTTGGTGCCTGCAAGGATCAGGACGGCTGCAGGCTTCAGTGCGATCACGTCCTGCTGAAAGCGGATCACCATCTGCGGCGTGGTCTGGCCCCCGATGCCGCGATTGATATACGGCTTGCCGGGGAAGAACGGGACGGTCTTATCGCGGTGAGACCAGCCGTCCGTGATGCTGTCGCCATAAAAGACAACGCGACCCGGCTCCGTAGCCGCCAGAGTTTTATTCTCTTCGCGATAGCGCGCAAGCTGCGCAAAGTCTGCCAGCTTCGTTTGCAGGCCCTTGATCTCGGCGGGTGTCAGCGTCGCCGGATCCTTTGTCAGAACGGGGTCGATCGGCTGCGGTGCGGACACAGCGGTTGCTGCTGGTGCTGGAGCGACAGTGGTCGTGCTTTGTGCGCTCAGGACGAGACAAGAAGTGAATGCAGCTGCCGAAGCGATGGCGAGAGAACGAATCATGAAGCCGATACCCCTGTGGTTCGCAAGTGTACGAACTCGAGCGCACACATGCAACGCCGCGTCGCGTTACGCCAGGGTTACCAGTAGCGGCGTATGGTCGCTCGGCTTCTCCTGGGCCCGCGGCGTCTTGTCGATCTCGCATGCGGTCAGGCGCGGAGCAAGCCCCGGCGACAGCAGAAAGTGGTCGATGCGGATGCCGCGATTGCGCTCAAACGCCTGCCGGAAGTAATCCCAAAAGGTAAACGCATCCCTGGTATCGGGGTAGAGCGCACGGAATGCATCGACAAAGCCCATCGCCTTCATTGCGCGATAACGGTCACGGGGCTCCGGCTGAAAGAGCGCGTCACGCAACCAGTTCGCTGGCTTGTCGCAATCGATGTCTTCCGGAATCACATTGAAGTCGCCGCCAATGATCGTCGGGATTGGATCGTTTTTCCAAACCATCATCTGCTGGATCAGCCGATCCATCCACGCCAGCTTGTAGAAGAATTTCTCCGTGCCCACAGGATTACCGTTCGGCAGGTAGATGTTCACGACGCGCAGCTTCGTAGGCATATCGAGGATGGTCTCGAGGTAGCGCGCATGGGTGTCTTCGTCATCCCCCGCGAGCTTGTTCGTGACCATCTCAATCGGCAACCGCGAAAGGATCGCGACACCGTTGTAACTCTTCTGCCCAATGGCGACCGACTCATAGCCAACGGCGCGAAATTCCTCCACGGGGAACTCGAGACCCTTCAACTCCTGCAGCAGCAGAACATCCGGCTGGCGCGTCTCAAGGAAAGCCAGCGCATGCGTCATCCGCGCGCGGATCGAATTCACATTCCAGGTTGCAATAACGATGGCCAGTTCTCCTTGCGTGCGCTATCAGGATAACGGCTTGCTCGGTGAGGCATCGTCCAAGGCCCAACAAACCATCTTTAGCGTCCGACGATCCTGACGCCTGACCGCCGCCGATCCGGGTGACGAATGCTTCGACGATGCATCCGCATAGCTTTAGCTGCTCGAACATAACCTTTATTGCGTAGATCTATCCGCTCGGAAGGGCACAGCTTAAGCTGTGCCACAACGACCCCACAAAAAGCCGGCTTTAGCCGCTGAGGTCAGCTTGCTTACGATGCGCCGACGACCACGGATAGTCCCCGAGATCTTCGACCAACCGTCGCGACACGGGATTCTGCTCGAGGTAAGTCTTCCGTGCAAGGTAATCGATACGGTCGCGCACGCGATGATCCGCGAAGCCACGTTGCCAAACCGGCGAATGCTTGCCACCCGCATGGTGATATCGCTTGGAGAAGCCGCCCTTGATGCACTGCATCGCTCGCTCCAGCGTAACCGTCGGAGTCAGGAAGACGTGAAGATGCTCCGGCATGATGACAAAGGCGTGCAGTTTGTAGATGGACCGGTAATGCTGCAGGACATCGAACATCAGCTGCGCGGCGGTGTCCCTCTGGAAGACCCGCTTCCGTTCCGCGCATACGGCGGTCACGAAAAATGTACCTTCCTGACTGGTCCTCGTGGGCGCGGACATCGCGAAAGCTCAACCTCAGCGGCTAAAGCCGGGATTCGAACAAGAGTATTGGCACAGCTAAAGCTGTGCCTTTCCGTGCAGCGAGCAGCGTGCCCAATGGAAGCGATGTTGACGCAGGAAGCTGTGCTCTTTCGATCAAAGACATCAGTCGACCCAGCTGAAGCTGCGCCTTTCCGTGCAACGAGCAACGTGCCCAACGGAAGCGATGTTGACTCAGGAAGGCGTGCTCTTTCGAGCAAAAACATCAGTCGACCCAGCTGAAGCTTAGCCCTTCCGATCAACGAGCATCGTCCCTCACGACCATCCGACTGAACCCATGTTGGCACAGCTAAAGCTATGCCACACCGACCGACTGCCCTTCGCCGAAATCAGTAATCCCGATTTGGATCCGAACAGGGCAAACTTCAATACCCGCTCGCCTTTCCAAAGCCCTTGCGGGTGTCATGTCCGCCGAGCAGTTCGCCTGTCTTCGGATCGACTGCGATCAACTCGCTGTCGCCCCAGATGCCGGGGTTGTGCTCGTCGAACTCGCCGGATCGTTTGATGTTGTAGCCGTCCGCCTTCAGCACCTCGCCGGCGGCAGCTGGGAAGCGCTTCTCCACCTGCAGTTCGTCCGGCAGGTACTGGTTGTGAAAGCGCGGAGCGTCCGCTGCTTCCTGCACATTCAGGCCGTTATCCAGCACGCTGATCAGGTCGTTGGTCACGGTCGAGATGATGGTCGGTCCGCCCGGCGATCCAGCGACGAGCACAAGCTTGCCCTTCTTCGTGACCACCGTCGGGGTCATCGCAGAGAGAGGCCGCTTGTGCGGTGCGATCGCGTTGTTCGGTCCCTGGATGAGGCCAAAGCCGTTGGGCACGCCGACTTTGCTGGTGAAGTCGTCCATCTCGTCATTCATTGCGAAGCCGAGACCCTTCACCACCACACCGGAACCGAAGTAGAAGTTAAGCGTGTAGGTGTTGCTGACGGCGTTACCATCTGCATCCACAACGGAGAAATGCGTCGTCTCTGTGTGATCGGTGACGCCTTTCTGTTTTGGAGGTTCGGGCATGAAGCCCGCGGGCCGGACCAGGTCCTTCGACAGGCTAGCCTTCACCGGGTCAATCGTCTTGCGCCATGCCTTCGCGTACTTGCCATTGCTCATCTCTTTTAAGGGCATCTTTGTGAAATCGGGATCGCCAAGGTAATCACTGCGATCCATAAATGCGCGGCGAAAGGCCTCTGTGATCAGGTGCACCTGTTCCGGAGAGCGGTCGCCGCCCATCTTTTTCAGGTCATAGCCCGTGAGAATGTCCAGGGTTTCGAGCAGGACGATACCGCCGGAGGACGGAGGAGGCGCCGTCGTGATTTCGTAGCCGTGATAATGACCTATCAGCGGCTTGCGGTCCTTTACCGAGTAGCCTTCCAGATCGGCCCTGGTGATGGTGCCGCCGCCGGACGCCATCTCTGCCGCGATCTGGTCGGCCATGTGGCCGTGATAAAACTCATTCGGATCGGCGGCGATGCGCTCCAGCGTCGCGGCCAGTTCGGGCTGCCTGATGACCTCGCCTGCCTTGTAGAAGTCGCCGTTCCGCTGGTAGATGCGGTAGCCCTCAGCGTTCTTCTTCAGCAGTGCCGAGTGCCATACATTCAGCTCTTCCTCGGTACCCACAAAGCCATCCCGCGCCAGTCTGATAGCGGGTTGCATCGCCGCTTTAAGTCCCAGCTTCCCAAAGTGCTGCTCTGCATAGGCCATACCGGCAACGGTCCCAGGTACGCCACTGGCTGCGTAGCCCTGAATGCTCATGCCTTTGGTGACGTTGCCGGTTTTATCCAGGTACATGTCACGACTTGCAGTGGCCGGTGCCTCTTCGCGATAGTCGATGAAGTGCGCCTTGCCATCGCCCAGCTTCTTCGCTCCTGTGGCATGCGCCGGCTTGATCAGCATGAATCCGCCACCGCCAATGTTGCCCGCCTCGGGAAAGACCACGGCCAGCGCGAAGGCCACTGCAACGGCTGCATCCACCGCGTTGCCGCCCTGCTTTAGAACGGCAAGGCCTGCGTCGGAAGCTTCATGATGCACGCTCACCACCATGGCATGCTGGGCGCGTGCGGGCGGCGGTGTTGGCAGTGTCTGAGCCCAGCAGGTTGCGGCCAAAGACAAGATCGACATGACGGCACAAGGCCGGGCCAACGCATTCATTCAAAACCTCACCGCAATTTGTGGCAGAACTGAAGAATAACGCGCAGGTATACAGTCCTGTAACCCTGATGGGGTACAGAGCAGTGCGGCTCGCAGAATCGAAGCCGCGTCTTACTACCTGCCGCACTCTCACTGTGTACAGAAAGCAGAACCACATTGCCTGGAACCTTCGACACCTGGACGATTCTGTTCTCATTCAGCATCGCCACGCTGGCAGGATTTGTCGCATTTGAATCGATTGATCACATGCGCGACAGTCCTCGCCCGGCGGTGTGGACCTTTGTCAGTGGCGCGATGCTGGGACTAGGCATCTGGTCCATGCATTTCGTCGGCATGCTTGCATGGCAGCCGCCCTTCCCGCTGTATTACACGGTCCTCCCGACGGTGTTGAGTGTGCTGGTCGCCATCTTGTCGTCGTGGCTTGCGATGCACATCACCGTCAGCCATCAAGCTGGCGCGTCACAGCGGAACCTTATCGGCGGCGCATTGCTGGTTGGGCTGGGCATCTGCACCATGCATTACCTGGGCATGTGTGCACTGCATTTTACGCAGCCCGTCATGTGGAGCTGGCCAGGTGTTGGCCTCTCCTTCCTGATTGCGGTCCTGGCATCGTTAGGCGCCATGGCCATGATGCAGCGGAGTCAATCAGAAGCTCTCAGCCTCGCCCGTCAGACCGGCGCATCGCTTGTGATCGGGCTTGCGATCTGCGGAATGCACTACACCGGCATGCTCGCCATGATGCTGCCTGCTGGAGCCGTCAGTATTGCGCTGCCCGGATCTTTCTCCGGCCCAGTACTTGCCCGCATCGGTGTTGGCAACTCATTGCTGTTCATGGCCTGCCTTCTGGTCGTCTTTCAGCGCGACAAGGTTCGGCTGATGCGTCTGGCCAATGAAGCGCGCTTCGCGCTGCAGGAAGCCGCCCGCAACTCCGAACGATTGGTAACTGCCAACAAGATCGCTGCCACCATCTCACACGAGATCAACAATCCCCTGGAAGCCGTGACCAACCTGCTGTACCTCGCGGAAAGTGGAATGATCGGCGATACGGAGCGGACGTACATCCAGGCAGCGCAGACTGAAATTCGCCGCATTGCGGAGATCACAACGCATACGCTGAAGTTCTATCGCAACGGAAACTCGCTGGTGGAGACAAAGCTGCCCGATCTGTTTGAGTCGGCCCTCGTCGTCTTCGACAAGCGTCTGACGCAGGCCGGCATCAAGATCGAGAAGCACTGGGCGTCCAATGCACCGGCGATAGTCTGCCGGCCGGGAGAGATTCGCCAGGTCTTCGCAAACCTGGTCAGCAACGCGATGGATGCCATGCCAAATGGCGGCTTGCTCTGGGTGGCAGTGCTGCCCTGCGAAGGCGGCGCCTGCGTGGAAGTTGCAGACTCCGGCACGGGCATCCCTGAGGATGCCCGTGCGCATATCCTGGAGCCATTCTTCACGACCAAAGGCCTCAGCGGAACGGGGCTGGGGCTGGCGCTGTGCGCGGAGATCGTGCAACGTCACAACGGCAGACTTGACTTCATGAGTAACACCGCCCCTGGCCGCAGCGGAACAAAGTTCACGCTGTTCCTGCCCACGCGTGGCGCTACTTCCGAGACTGCGGAGACTTCATCGGGCTCGTCCCAGCCCGCCAGGCAAAGCTAGCCGGGATCGCCGGAACGTCGCTCTTGTCTCCCAGCAGCTCCCAGCGCTGCAGGCTGAAGGGAACGCTGCCATTCAACCACACGAAGTCCTGGTACGCCTGCAGGTTGAACTTGTCGCCCTGCTGCAGCTTCGCCATCGTCAAGCCCTTCAGGATGTCCATCTTGCCAATCTGGTAGGTGATGGCCTGGCCCGGTGTGCAGGCGAACATGAACGATTCGTCGCGCGCCGTCGCCTCATCCATTGGAACGGTTTTCGTCATGTAGGCCTGTGCCTCCGGCTGCGTGAACTC is a genomic window containing:
- the queC gene encoding 7-cyano-7-deazaguanine synthase QueC — encoded protein: MSSQIKPREKAVVCLSGGMDSTVCAALAARDYDAYALHFSYGQRTEARELLSARGVAEALGFKQFLPLRMDLFRQIGGSALTDASIAVPDAPAEESAIGDAIPVTYVPFRNAHFLSAAVSWAEVIGAKVILIGAVEQDSSGYPDCRPAYYDAFNALIRQGTAVGDIRVETPLIHMRKREIVALGVELGAPLHVSWSCYSGEDFACGVCESCVLRLRAFREAGTTDPIPYAQS
- a CDS encoding carboxylesterase/lipase family protein, with the protein product MRLFAAFLVGLSVSVCVAQTAVKTESGDLAGVRSGNVRAFLGVPFAAPPVGDLRWKAPRPVVRSATLLPADKPGSACMQVLSRSRLPWTEAFMVQNNASEDCLSVNIWAPAKGGRHAVLVFFHGGGFNEGSNSVAGYDGTTLAEHGVIVVDANYRLGVFGYLATTALAAESGHDSAGNYGLADQIAALGWVQRNIAAFGGDPSRVTIAGQSAGAQSVAQLIASPRAKGLFARAIMNSGPPVWPATSITPLPEAEAAGDRFTHAHGGSLAALRAMSAEDLMNAKDTPPRRPVVDGWWLTEEPGDDLRSPVGSDVPVIAGWNGDEGGTTVPNGKTAEAYRADAEKKLGADAARFLKLYPGNDDAQAAKSQVAAGRDRNYAVAALYADAYVRRRTSEVFLYDFSRVPPWKAHPEFGAHHTAEIPYFFGTLDRVKDRDYDATDRAVSREAVMAWVHFAETGTPGPPWIPARNGGGPFNVLGDTFKVESKLDSLRATFWKSVLSRP
- a CDS encoding epimerase; this translates as MPTRKRIGLRMRVVIFGASGMVGQGILRECLLDPGVVEVLTVSRSALDASVDTAVDRKSPKLRELVRPDVFSDLDFTPIARELTGFDACFFPLGVSSFRMKEAAYKRVTRDLTLAAARVLAKQNPAMVFLYVSGEGTDVRSKTMWARVKGATENALLSMPFRAAYMFRPGLILAKNGIRSKVAIYNLLYRALLPLVALLGRFPKLATDTQTVGRAMLRAARETPAERIWNTAGINRLGR
- the asnS gene encoding asparagine--tRNA ligase, with the protein product MSTESSAPITSIANIGTHVGQTVTVRGWLYNLRASGKLLFPIFRDGTGTIQGIVPKAAVSPEVFETLKDLQLESSLTVTGKVRADSRAPSGFELDVEDVKVQQAVRADQPFPITLKEHGPDFLMEHRHLWMRTPRQSAILRVRATIMRAAAEFFDDQDFTRTDPPILTPAACEGTSELFEMKYFDEGNAYLTQSGQLYIEATALALGKVYSFGPTFRAEKSKTRRHLTEFWMIEPEVAYADLDDLMVLAENFLSHIVTRVLEKHRIDLKTITGADDKAARLEKISAPFPRVSYDDAHAMLEKAFAEGLIEKPHVYGDDFGAPDETYISNQFDRPVMVHRYPAEVKAFYMQPDPKDPRKALCVDVLAPEGYGEIIGGSQRVDDYDLLKERILSHGLPLEAFEWYLDLRKYGSVPHSGFGMGIERCVAWICGLDHVRETIPFARTLNRIYP
- a CDS encoding sugar phosphate isomerase/epimerase family protein; this translates as MFLQQRLHAGLLDAMVGAGAQSIELFAARHHFDYADRTEVKELAKWFRSNDCRATLHQPIFDGRGSNWSKHVPPSINLIDVEKTRRIDAMDEVKRALEAAEQIDIDSMVLHLGTANDTWNERTLDISMTAVEHIKAFAAPLGVKTLIETLPNDVTTPEHLMEMLRIGHLDSVNVCLDVGHMNLHGMGGVAAAYEILGDRIKQLHLHDNGGEKDEHCWPGEGTVKWDEVRAGIAALKQPPTGTLEIRYEPEIDAKSMSANAATAFHMLEQPVGQK
- a CDS encoding SGNH/GDSL hydrolase family protein, which translates into the protein MIRSLAIASAAAFTSCLVLSAQSTTTVAPAPAATAVSAPQPIDPVLTKDPATLTPAEIKGLQTKLADFAQLARYREENKTLAATEPGRVVFYGDSITDGWSHRDKTVPFFPGKPYINRGIGGQTTPQMVIRFQQDVIALKPAAVLILAGTNDIAGNTGIASAESTQDNLRSMAELAKAHGIKVILASVLPADDYPWRRGLGPAEKIRTMNAWIQQYCAANGFTYLDYYTALATPAGGMKPGTALDGVHPTAAGYAIMAPLAQAAIDRTLPAH
- the xth gene encoding exodeoxyribonuclease III, which translates into the protein MAIVIATWNVNSIRARMTHALAFLETRQPDVLLLQELKGLEFPVEEFRAVGYESVAIGQKSYNGVAILSRLPIEMVTNKLAGDDEDTHARYLETILDMPTKLRVVNIYLPNGNPVGTEKFFYKLAWMDRLIQQMMVWKNDPIPTIIGGDFNVIPEDIDCDKPANWLRDALFQPEPRDRYRAMKAMGFVDAFRALYPDTRDAFTFWDYFRQAFERNRGIRIDHFLLSPGLAPRLTACEIDKTPRAQEKPSDHTPLLVTLA
- a CDS encoding REP-associated tyrosine transposase, with the translated sequence MSAPTRTSQEGTFFVTAVCAERKRVFQRDTAAQLMFDVLQHYRSIYKLHAFVIMPEHLHVFLTPTVTLERAMQCIKGGFSKRYHHAGGKHSPVWQRGFADHRVRDRIDYLARKTYLEQNPVSRRLVEDLGDYPWSSAHRKQADLSG